The Ooceraea biroi isolate clonal line C1 chromosome 3, Obir_v5.4, whole genome shotgun sequence genome contains the following window.
GAGCTTTAAATGCTTCAACTGtttaacaaaattgaaaaaatcaatCTACGAGATAATTACCCAAATTTCCTCATAAAGAGCCAGGCGCGGTCCAGGTACCCGCCTCTGCAGCCCTGTTGTCCTCTGTTGTTGCAAGAGAGCAGATGCTGTGCACTCAACTCCACGTCCTCTGCACCTTTGCTCATGATCGCGAACCTGTCGGACGCGACGTCGGCCGTGGACACGGCCCAGGACGCGCCGCACCATCCTTGATCATGAATGTCGGATATGTCGCGGGGCCAACGTGATCTAGAGTCGAATTCCCGCGGCAACGCGTCCGGGTCGTAGATACGACGCACCGGATTCATTTTATACACCTACGCACAAAAATGAACATTTGAGCAAGCCGATTCTACGATTATTCatcataaaatcaatttttttcaaattaataataattataataattacgagaTTATTATGGcggtcataaataaatttttctttacagTAAGACTTCTTTTTCCTATTGAAAAGCATCATGTTTATGCCTCAGGTTGTAACTTGAGGGACCTCGGTGGTTTCAAAGAGCCAAGTCCGTCTACCAAGCAAGTGTCCATCAGCAATGTTGGTCGTTCACGAGAGTTTTCTTATTCATGAAAGTCCTCGCAGCGGAATACAGGAGATTACTTTAGCCGTGGAACTTTAGTAGTCGCACAAGCGCAGTAATTGACCTAATCTTTCCGTGGCAATTTTGCGTCTATAAACAGCCGCCGCGTTTTAAGAACAAGGTTGCCTCACTTCGAATTCATCGAGCTATAATGAGAacttctcgctcgcgcgcgcgcgagtctctACGACCCTCCTACGTAAAAAGACTTTCCGTCCTCTTCGcgatctttataaaaatttatcttcttGAATATTAAACGAAGCACTTTGCCACGTGCGATCCAAATGACGGAGGATTCATTGctccaaaaatattttaccgaTATCTTGCAGCAACTTGTGTAATGTATTTACTTGTTTATTAACTAAATACGTTGCTTCTTAATTTAATAGTGATGTAGACTTTGCGTGTGTCTGTCAAGGATATACGCGAGATACAAATTTACTGCAAGTTGtctaatatcattaatttattgaaattaaaatttagacGAGTTTGATAATACTGTAAGAAAGCACTCACGGATTGCGAGGGATTGAGAGTACCCAGACGAAGTTCTATGCCATCCCGGAGTGTCCTGCCCCAGAATTCGGAATAATTGCCGGCTTGCCATCCCAGGGTGGATTGTTGAAGATTCAGCTCTTCCATCAATTCCGGCTCGATCAAGCATCGGTTCTCTTCGCACAACACCTCAGCGCGTTTGCCGAGCGACGAGCATTTACTGCGGGACattagtttaatttaaaatagtcTGCTTTTTTtctactattattttatttgaaaaataagaaaatgggaaaatattaccatgtgttacAATTCACTCTCAATGTTTGTCCATGGTTGTACTCTTTTCCCTGGAAGAAGCATCCTGAAACGGCACaaaagaaatttgagaaatcttGCATCACATTAagaagattaaataatttcatttatcgcattatttagtatatatttttacattcatatttttgtaacatGTATGTACGAACTTCTTATTTCTTCGGGCGGCGACGTGACGTTCGGCGTGATGTTTCTGCAATGGAACCAGTAATCAGGGCAGCAGTCCTCCTCACGGGCCCGGTCGCAGAAATCGTCGCAGTAGCACAAGGTCTGGAGAATCGGCGCGCTGCACTCATCCTGTCGTCCTGGGCAGCAACTACCCCCGGGATACCTCGAGGCGCAGTACGGTCCCGGTGGCAGTCCAGAGTAATCCGGGATGCCTCTTGCAACGGAGGGCAAGAACACAAAGGCGATGAACACTAAGCTCTGGCAGTGTGCGATCCACATCCTGAAAGAGGACCACATTCACTACGTTAATCCCAACGAACTTTTACTGAAACTGTTGTGACATTTCTTCGTTATTTCTCTCAGTGCTTTTATCAATTACGCAACGCGTTTTATTTGATTCTACGTGTCGGCTTAACGCTGACTCCGTTTGATGACACAGTT
Protein-coding sequences here:
- the LOC105283128 gene encoding tubulointerstitial nephritis antigen-like isoform X2, with protein sequence MWIAHCQSLVFIAFVFLPSVARGIPDYSGLPPGPYCASRYPGGSCCPGRQDECSAPILQTLCYCDDFCDRAREEDCCPDYWFHCRNITPNVTSPPEEIRRCFFQGKEYNHGQTLRVNCNTCKCSSLGKRAEVLCEENRCLIEPELMEELNLQQSTLGWQAGNYSEFWGRTLRDGIELRLGTLNPSQSVYKMNPVRRIYDPDALPREFDSRSRWPRDISDIHDQGWCGASWAVSTADVASDRFAIMSKGAEDVELSAQHLLSCNNRGQQGCRGGYLDRAWLFMRKFGLVDKECYPWTGKNAQCKLRKRNNLIAAGCRNPPNPLRTELYKVGPAYRLGNETDIMQEILTSGPVQATMKVYQDFFVYKDGVYRRSRSAMPQDYGYHSVRIIGWGEEPSYRGPPLKYWLVANSWGYNWGESGLFKIQRGTNECEIESYVLAVWAKTV
- the LOC105283128 gene encoding tubulointerstitial nephritis antigen-like isoform X1, producing MWSSFRMWIAHCQSLVFIAFVFLPSVARGIPDYSGLPPGPYCASRYPGGSCCPGRQDECSAPILQTLCYCDDFCDRAREEDCCPDYWFHCRNITPNVTSPPEEIRRCFFQGKEYNHGQTLRVNCNTCKCSSLGKRAEVLCEENRCLIEPELMEELNLQQSTLGWQAGNYSEFWGRTLRDGIELRLGTLNPSQSVYKMNPVRRIYDPDALPREFDSRSRWPRDISDIHDQGWCGASWAVSTADVASDRFAIMSKGAEDVELSAQHLLSCNNRGQQGCRGGYLDRAWLFMRKFGLVDKECYPWTGKNAQCKLRKRNNLIAAGCRNPPNPLRTELYKVGPAYRLGNETDIMQEILTSGPVQATMKVYQDFFVYKDGVYRRSRSAMPQDYGYHSVRIIGWGEEPSYRGPPLKYWLVANSWGYNWGESGLFKIQRGTNECEIESYVLAVWAKTV